Sequence from the Argentina anserina chromosome 7, drPotAnse1.1, whole genome shotgun sequence genome:
ATCACAAGGCAACTTAGGGCAATAAGCCCGGTGGTGGTGCTCCATAGTCCTTACAAAGATAATAAGGCAAGTCGGGGCAATAAGAAGGGTGGTGCTTCTTGTTACAAATATGACATGGTCCTCCGTCTCTGGTAGCCTTTGCGTCAAGCATACTGCTAGCCAGATGAGAAGAGCCTGTCATCGCCGGACTATCCCCGATCGTGTCTGATTCGTCGATTCGCATGACAGCATATCCAGCCATACCGTAGATTCGATTGTATATTGGTTCAGAGATTGAGCAGACGAAGCGAAAAGAACcaagaggaaggagaagataAACTTGCGAGCTTGCTGAATATGACAATAGTCGGATAAAAACCGACCAATATGCACTCGGActtcaaaccaaaaaaaatacacTTGGACTTGGTCTGGTATTTGTATTTCGAACTCATGGTTAATTTTATCAATCAATGGAAGTTAAGTAAGTTTATATTCAGTCCTCCCCAGTAAGGCGGTAACTCCAACACGACCTTGGCTTTGGAACAAAATCAATTCTATTTATTTCTACAGATGGTAATGCATCAAGTCTGATATAAAAAACAGCATTCTATGATTTCAGGGTCTCCATTCCTGTCCTATTACAGAAATGTTTTTAACATTAAGACTACAGTATTGAAATACAGGCGGACAATAAGGGGGTCGCAGAGAGAGCCTGCCGTGTAGGCGGTGTAGCTAACCCAGGTTGGATGGAATCAACTCTTCAAGGAATACTAAGAGCATCCAACAAACAAACCCCTCTGTCCTCTGTGAAGACTGATGAATAAGCAAAATTACAAACCACGGCAAATGCTACAACATATGAATGTCGGAGACTTTTTGGTCAGATATGAACGCCGAAGACTACCTAACCAAAATGGGGAAGGAAGCTTCCAAATGGAAAAGATGGTACATCCCCCCTCATGTTCTTGACCTCTTCTGCTTTTGGGATACAAACCGAACCCCTTGCTTTCCAAGTTCAAGAGATTTGACTTTGCCGTCATCTAAAGTCACAGATAACAGTGATGTGCCTTCAACAACATCGCTAACAACTCCCTTGTGCCTGAACACAAgataaggaaaaagaaaatcaacacAAATGACCAACACACTGGCAAGAAAGAAGCAGCATGcagttatttatttatttatttttaaaatgcaCTTATCAAAACAAAATGCACCAAAGATACAACCAAAGAAACAAACATGACTCCATTTAGGAAATTGAATTAACAGTATTTGAACAGCATTCATCATGTTCTCTTCACATGATATTTACAATACCAGCAATTTAATCTTCGTTCCAATTATAATAATTAGCCCCTTCCTAACAGTAGTTACTCTTCATAGGCAGTAATAATTATTGCACCATTGTTTAATTAGCTTAAAGGCAGCATGGAAATAGCACGACCTTGTTTATTGAGAAAAACTGTAAACATGAAAGGCAGCATAGAAAAAGCTGAGAAACATACAAATTGTCTCCTGAGCTATGAAGCAGATGTCTTCCTAGTATTTTTCATAGAGATAAGATACAGAAAATAAAGACGCTCACAGGTCACAATCACGCATTCAATGTTTTAATTcttaatttgttttatttggtTGAGGGTTTGGTTTATTTGGCAAGGAGAGTTTGATAAATAACTGTGCATCATCCTcccaaaaactttgaatgACTATTGACTAACGGAAAATTTGCAAATAATGACACAATAGCACCACATGACTGATGCGCCAAACCTAGGTAAAACAACAACACTCACCATGAATTGTCAGATAGCTGCTGCACTTCCACTCGCTTTCCAACTGCATCTTTTCCCAACTTTTTCAATATCCAATTAGCATCCATGATCTCATCCATTAGATTATTTTCAACCGAAGGTGCCCTATCATCATTTTCACTAAAAGATGGTTTCTCCATAAACGGTGATGGTCTCTTTCTTTTTGACCGCTGGCCCTTAACAGAGCTTTTTTCTTCATCATGCTGAGGAGAACTCTGGCTTTCAACATTAGGTTTCTTAAGCTTAAACTTCAACAATGGCTTGTTGTGATCTTTCTGATCTTTGGAGGAAGAAAGTGAAACCGGTGTTTGGCCAGATTCATCAGTCTTAGGAGCAGAAGCAGACCTGCTTTCTGAGTGCTTCCTTGAATATACCTTGTTATTTCTCATAGTGGGGACCTCCCCTGCAGGCTTACTTGCAGGCATGCCTCCTTCAATGCTTTTTCCAGATGAAACATGCACCTGCTCCGAAGGAATGCCATCAACTCCCTCAGCCCTATCACCTTTCACAAGTTTGGGTTTATGATCTGCTGCTCCTGACCTTACCCTTCCCAACTTTATAATATTCCCTTCTCTTCCAGCAACCTTTGAACCTATTACATGACAAAGATTTATCAACTATCTAGAGCAGCACAAAGGTTTCTATTACATATAGTAATGAAAATCAACCAAGATACTAGTAAATTGTATAGGAAAAAGATGAGAATCAAATTAACGGTATATTGAAGGAGTTCAATCTTTAGTACCTTTAACATCACCAATATTGGCAGAATCATCATGTCTACTGTCCGCCACAATACTTGTTGTCTTCTTGCTCACATCTTCACCACCTGCTCATGAATAGGACCGCATATCAGGAAGAGGGACAGAGACAGCAGTAGTTGATAATTTATCCATACAGTGTATAGATGACATACCATTAGAGGTCACTGCAGCATGTTCTCTTTGATGGGTTGAAGCATCAGAACTTGGAGATTTAGTTATATTAATCTTTTTTGCACCAAAGTTTATCACAAGCTTCTTCTCTTTAACAGGCTTAGACTTGCCAGCATGCTTCCCAGTGTCCTCTGCAATATCCAGACCATGAGACCTGCCTTTAATACGAACTTTGGACGTCCTATCTCCACCATTCAACATCACTTCATCAACAGACTTGTGCTTCAATACACTTGGCTCACTGACAGAGTATATCTCTTCAGTATTGCTCACACTTCCAGCAAGAGGTGAAGAATATACTTCTGATTCTGCAATTTTGGAGGGCCGCATCTGATCATTCTTGTCCAACCTAAGATATTTAGGAACATGTCCTCGAACACTCTTTGCTTCGTTATTAGTAGAAATTTCTTGGTATTCCTTCTTCTTAGCAGATATTTTGATTAAGGATTTCTTTCCACTGTCCTTGGTCTTTTTTGGTGACTTATCAACCAATCCTTTAAGAGACAATTTCAAGGAACGTCCATATTCACTCTTTTGTTTTGGAGCGACACTTTCTTCATCAGAAGAATAGGGTAGAATAAAGTGTATTTCTTCATGAGCTGGCAACCCTGCAGCAGCCTTTAAGCTAGTAATCAAATCTCTTTCAGCTTCGTCTTTTCTTTTCCAAAGCTCTTTTGCAGCATCCTCATGATTCTTGACCTGGCAGAAGGGATTAACAGAAGATAGTtattttcctctcttttttgtatattttataaataaaagagggggggggggggggggggggggtaagAAATTTTAGCAAACCTGATGGCACTCTCCGCGACATGTGGCACATTTGTACTGGAGATTTCCGTCTAACTGAAATTGTTGATATTTTTCATCGCTGCAAAAAGAAGTAACACATTCAGGAAACAAgtaatataataataaaaaattcatATTGGTGTCAAAAATACTATGCACTAACATAATGACATAATGCATAATAACAGATATGATATAATTTGCCTGCCTCAGACCTACGGCTTCTGATTCTAAGGATGCTGTATCCATTATTATACAGTTTTAAGATCAAAATGGATCTATGACAAGATCATTTATTTACAAATTACATCCGAAATGGTGTACAAAATCAAGAGATCTTAATGGATATAATATAAAAGCTACCAAAGCCGATGAGGGTAGTTCTATATCTGTCTGCCCAAAACGAACTAACGTCGGGTGTTTATTGAAACcattaaattcaaaatatggtaaaGTAGCTCCTGGTCTGGGAACTACTCCTTTGATGGGTCTCGCAATGGCACTATATGCAATACTTCTATCTATTTTAGAGATTTACGATTAGAAATTAGATGATCAACCATTTTGTTGAGAAAAATTTCCCCACACAACCAGTGAAGTCAAAGGAGGAGACTAAGCAGAGTAATTGTTAGCATGTTAGATAATCAACCTGATCCCATCACAATGGCAATGCACCCAACGCTGGCACATATCACAGCAGACCATAGGTGTTGATTCTGAATCTCTATAAAcctacaaaacaacaaaatcaatGTAGCCAAGATACATATGGTGTGTAGATAGAGGAAAAATCACGGATCCCAATGAGACAATcaaaatatatgatatatagttaaaaattaattaatacaaaaatACAGTAGCtcctaataataataaaaaaattatctcaGAGAAGTCtagaaaaataattaatacCTTCAAGCAAACTGGGCAATAATTCCCCTTGACAAATAATCGACCACATGCATCACAGCAAGTGTATCCCAAAAACCACCTGTCATTTTAACCAGCAAAGCATAAATCTGACTTCTTCCCAAGTTAGCTAACTGGGtcataaagaaaagaaactcaagGAAAAGAGAAACAGGAAGAGAAAGACCCATCAAATACTAAAATGATACAAGGCAAGTCTTATACAAACAAACGACATCATGAAACATGATGCTGACTTAGCTGGATTTCAGTGACGTATACAAACTACGCCAAATGTCAATCACTATAATAGCCCAGATGCCCCAGAACATATAAATTATAAGGGTACGAGAGAAAGGCATCAAACCAATAGGCATGGTGTGGGAAGTCCAAAGTCGAGGAATGTGCCGAACACAGGAAACTGATATACTCAAACtaagttttggttttatttttaaaaagtacacacacacacacacacacacacactctctctgCAAACTAAAGCAGGAAATCATAATAACAACCATCTTATCATCAGTGTAGACAAAGATCAAAATAGTATTTGAAGATAGTAACTATACATACCTTACACTTAAACCATTTCCTGGCACATTTGACCCACAGCTATGACACTTTGTATGTTTTGGGCACACATAAACTCCAGCAGAAACATTCTGCAACATGAATGACCAAATATAAACATATTTTCAACCCAATATAGTAAATCATGAGTAAGTAGTGCATCCCACCTTGTGTGAAGGATGTTGGCAGTAACAGTGGTAAGCACCATCACACCTTTTGCAGAACATAAGTTTGTTTGGATCTCCTGTTCTTCGACATACCTGGAGAAATGATGCAAAAAACACCTGGTTAAGAAAGTGCTAATTTGGAAACCCAATACCAGGACTATTATATGACATCATTGGTAAATATATGAGTGAGTCGGTGGGTAATTTAAATTAGTAAGTCCTTATTAAgtgttgttatatatatagcctATGATAATAGAGCAAGTGGAGCTGTCTCGATACAGAATGTAGTGTGGAAGGCCTAATTTTAGGGAACATTAAACAATAGAAGAACAAGGATCATACTATAAGGATgccaaaaaaaacatttacGGTTTGAGGAACAAGTTAAAATATAAGAAAGCAACGATCAAAACAGGgaaggaaaaagaaacatCCAAATATATGAAGAAGAATACTagaaatgagaaaattaattttgtaGACCAAAAATAACAGATAAtatgaaggaaaaaagaaaaggtgaTGTAGGAGTCTCAATAGAAGATACACATAACAAGAGTGGACGAGTGTTGCAAATTATTCATTACCTCACAAATTCGGCACGAGGGGCATGCCCATGAACTCCAGTGAAATAAATCTGCAAAGAATTTTAAGTGCATTAATAGGACAGATCTAGAGTGTCTTACAGCAGCTTATGACTCATTAGTACCTCTGTGTTGAGCCCAAGTTTTCAAGCAGTTCCTATGGTACTTTTTGCCACAGGTTTTACATGGAAGCATCCTTCTTGCTCTCTCACTTCCTTCATTTTCACCAGAAAAGCATATCCGACACATAACATTGGACTGACCCTGCTCTTCTCCCACAACTCCTCTAGAGGTGTCCTGATAACAGGAAGAAAGATATGAAAAACTGATAGTTTCCAACATAAACAATCAAGGTGAGTAGAGACATATGGAAATAGAGTAGCAAAGGATCTataaagaattgaaaagctaACTTAATTCATCTAGATCAGAATACTACATAAAAGGTTCAAATAGCACAACTATCTCATAACAATCAGGttaaaacagaaaaataaagTCCGGACATATCAAATACCACAGATATACCCTAGGAAACTTGCAATTTAATATCGGTGTGTCATTAGAGTTACAGAAAAACGTACTAGGTCTCTTAGTCTATCTAAAGCTAATGGGGTATCAACTCTGACTAACCCAAAGCGAATGGGGACATTTCAACATAATGTTCATTTACTTAATTAAAGCAAATGTTCTGGAGTTTTTCATAAACATCACATCTACAGTTTATGTAGCTAAGAAGTTCTTTAACGTAAGGAAATTTCCAGTTCGTAATACTAGTATCTCATTGCTACAAACGAACATTAGCTCGAGACAACCTACAAGTAATTATGTCGAAACAGTCAAACATCAGCTCTCAGCAAGCACATTCTCACAATGTTTAATCTCAGATTCGTATTTTCGCAATTAACTCCACACTAactcgaaaatcacataacatACATTCATCTACACACAAAATAACTATgaaaaaattatctaaaaattaCAGCCAGTGAACTCCAACAAAGATAAACCTGTAATGAGCAGATAAATTCAAGCACTGAATTCAAAGAGCCTCACCGACAAATCACCAGACTCAAATCGCCGAGCAAAGTCCTCAGCAGCCACCATATCCGCGGCGGCCTTGCGCTGCAGAGCCGCGCGCTTAGCCTGAGCGGTGGCCGCAGCCGCGGACTCATCCTCGACCACCACCGCGTCCTTAACCACAACCGCCGGAACCGGCAGTGTCGGcggaggcggcggcggcgcGACTCTAGGAACAACCACCTGGACAGTTCTGCCGTCGTCGCGAGCCCTAATTCCGGAGGGATCGCTGAGAAAGTCATGGACCTTGACGACCTCGTCGAGGAAGCTCGCCTTGGAATTCGCGGTGGCGAGGGATCGAGGAAACCCTAGCGGACAGAAACAGATTCGCCGGCTGCAATTGGAAACCACAAAACCATaaagaaaggagaagaagtAAGAGAGAAGTttctagagagagaaagagagggttttagagagagaaaaggagaAGAGGGTGTACCATGTAATTGGGCAAGCGACGTGAAATGCCATATTGCGATGATACAAAGGGAGGGACTTTGATTtcgaaatttgttttttttggtgttCAGGGATCGTCCCCCTCCTAAAATTTTTACTTCacgagaaaatataaaaatttataaattcttTTATGTATGGAAAATCAAAAAAACCAAGTGACTGTGAGCTTTCGTCCAGAGGAGAGAGACGAAGCGACCCTCTTTCTGTGCGTTTTACTTTCAATTTTAAGCTTTATTATGTCGTTTcgggctctctctctctctctctctctcttgtaGAGATCTGGGGGCTCACTTGGTCAATACACATCTTTTTCGTAAGAAAAATTAGATTGTTAAATTTTTGAAGTACTTAAAATTTTATAGTTTATTAAGTTTCACAAAATTAAACCTAATGTATAAATGATAGAGTTGTAAACctatataaacacaaaccgCGGAAGAAATCTCGCTGCAGTTACTACTACACACTACTCCTACATTCCTACTCCTATGTGAACTCCCACATTCCCACGTTTTTGCAATTATCAGAGGTCTTAAATATGGGTTCCTAcctctcttcatcttctttttttttagaggACTACCTCTCTTCATCTCAGAAATCAGAACTGCATAAGGAACTTTGGAGGGATTTCCCGAtttgtttttctatttatGTTTACACGTACTTCGAAGTAATCCATTTGGTATCTCATGTCTATCCAACATCAATCATGTGGTTCTAATATCGAATTCCCATATCGATTCACCAGGTTGGCTTCCACTTTCTTGTTTTCCCATCTCACACCATGTATATGATTTAAAAATTCTCACATATCTATATCATTTGATGATTTATAAATAATGCATAGACGGACCAAGTTAAGGTTGTATGTGAACACTTTCTAGGTGCACTTATGAGTGCGGTATTTTTGTACGTGCATAGAGCGTGCATAAGATGCTAGTAAAGGATGGGTCTAATTACAAATCTAGGTTTCTACGCCACGGTAAGAACATGAATTAAAAATACAATATAACTCGTAAATATACTCAGGCATCCGAAATTATTAAATAGTTACGTTGTTACATTAGTGATACGATAATGAACCCacatttataataaaaaagaTAGTAGATCGAGCGGAAATATATCCATGCCAAACCACAATGAGTTATATATAGTGTTAGTAGTTATTACCTCCGcaaattttattaaatgacAAGTTCACCCTAATTACTGCGGTGATTTCTAGTTGTCTAGTTTATTTTTTATCGTGGCATGTGAATTAATATTTTGTGGAGTCACTACGACGTTCATTTTTCAgttttaatattaattaactTTTTAGTGGGGGGATTCAGGTAACGTAGATATGTTTATCTAATTGCATTGGAGTAGGTTCAAATATCTTTGCTACAAATGGTGTGAGGTTcgggaaatttttttttatggaggGCTAGTGCGATTGCCCTCAAGCCTTCATTAAAAAAACTATCGAATACAAGGAGGGACGTAAAGCCTAAACCCTTTTATTACAAAGACCTGAAATAATAATATCAGAGATCTCTACAAACAAGTACTCAACAAAGCACCAACTAGCAAAAAGTACTACTCTAATGGCGATTCTATTTGCTTTGAAACAACAATGACATACTGGAGAAAGCAGTAGATATGAGACCCTAACAACAATGAAGCAGTAGTTACATATCTTAATGTTCGATAAATCAGCTCTCCAACTATGTTGCCGTCGGAAGACCAATCCGACGATACTTAGTCTCATCCTGCCATTAGGcggtgataggagcactttgtgcgacgttcttaacatatttttacctccattcgtactttacttagcccttattattgtagtatagagtcattgagtcgagttaggagtctttagtgacgttcgttcccttttggtgctaaaacgggtgtaaaatgcagaaattgtcgagagtgctatagagtagtattccttgtcgaactaggaaacctagtttggttaggatttttattattcgatatttctgtaacatatgtgatttatatttattattttctttccttattttcagaattaaatgtaagataatgacttgggaattaaggaaagaaagaggagaagaaggaaacaaaatgagaaaaaggaaagaaataatttagtttctgaataagatgaaaaggaagaagtatgcagccttaaaggagggaaggttcatccggctattaaatggaaaaaataagaaaagaaggaaacaaaagaagaaaaaggaaggagagaacaaagagataattctgaagaatgcatgtggtctagaagaagggagaatgcatgtgaacaacaaagatgatcatcattcaattgagaaggaaagaaaagaaaaaataggaaatacatggatcagctaattcaaaaccctagcagcccctcctctcctccttcctctataaaaggcatggcctccctcacaattcaccatctccattctctcacaaacaaagccgaattgctgcccaagaacatccagaaaattcaagccaaaaaccttcatccatcatcacggcttggtgctcatcttcctcctccaccaattcgaattcatccttgcttcatcctagaaggtttctaatgtgtgattcatccatgagttgtaatctttctttttattttctgcaaatttcgaattcattgtatgaatcattggatgttattttcggtttcatatatgaagaacataaattcagacttctttggttttatgttttgattgcatgaactcatgaaatatgtgtgtatgccgtgtgtagcatctatgggcagtaggttttctatttctatttaggttttatttcacttaattccttgaatttgtacatctaaatcaatgcttgaggaagccaaggccatggttctcctagggttgcgatttcattcaccaaagtgttcattgattgaatatgcgcttcgtgtttcaattatggatacttatatagggctgtgatagttctaggaatttgcatgtttaatcaagatga
This genomic interval carries:
- the LOC126801456 gene encoding uncharacterized protein LOC126801456, with product MAFHVACPITCRRICFCPLGFPRSLATANSKASFLDEVVKVHDFLSDPSGIRARDDGRTVQVVVPRVAPPPPPPTLPVPAVVVKDAVVVEDESAAAATAQAKRAALQRKAAADMVAAEDFARRFESGDLSDTSRGVVGEEQGQSNVMCRICFSGENEGSERARRMLPCKTCGKKYHRNCLKTWAQHRDLFHWSSWACPSCRICEVCRRTGDPNKLMFCKRCDGAYHCYCQHPSHKNVSAGVYVCPKHTKCHSCGSNVPGNGLSVRWFLGYTCCDACGRLFVKGNYCPVCLKVYRDSESTPMVCCDMCQRWVHCHCDGISDEKYQQFQLDGNLQYKCATCRGECHQVKNHEDAAKELWKRKDEAERDLITSLKAAAGLPAHEEIHFILPYSSDEESVAPKQKSEYGRSLKLSLKGLVDKSPKKTKDSGKKSLIKISAKKKEYQEISTNNEAKSVRGHVPKYLRLDKNDQMRPSKIAESEVYSSPLAGSVSNTEEIYSVSEPSVLKHKSVDEVMLNGGDRTSKVRIKGRSHGLDIAEDTGKHAGKSKPVKEKKLVINFGAKKINITKSPSSDASTHQREHAAVTSNGGEDVSKKTTSIVADSRHDDSANIGDVKGSKVAGREGNIIKLGRVRSGAADHKPKLVKGDRAEGVDGIPSEQVHVSSGKSIEGGMPASKPAGEVPTMRNNKVYSRKHSESRSASAPKTDESGQTPVSLSSSKDQKDHNKPLLKFKLKKPNVESQSSPQHDEEKSSVKGQRSKRKRPSPFMEKPSFSENDDRAPSVENNLMDEIMDANWILKKLGKDAVGKRVEVQQLSDNSWHKGVVSDVVEGTSLLSVTLDDGKVKSLELGKQGVRFVSQKQKRSRT